The following are encoded in a window of Podospora pseudoanserina strain CBS 124.78 chromosome 6, whole genome shotgun sequence genomic DNA:
- a CDS encoding hypothetical protein (COG:S; EggNog:ENOG503NZ2K), producing MAAEDPHTPENEIDSLTPLPLDHRRGLWGVSVLAGLSFVSSTVLLVYLTVKLVRWHLKQWRLERQQSTDAQAPSSIDLTLGLAERHFFPPCRRNNSRGRENAESTPRKKAYPNQFLVLVYNLLLADIHQASAFLLNAVWLGRDGIIVHTPACWAQGWLVSTGDLSSSCFITAIAVHTYLAVVRNYTPPQRAVYATVIGLWVFNYLVAGLGVIITRNGADGGGLYVRAAAWCWINIHYETHRLALHYLWIFVSLFLTSALYISVFLSLRAKSHTESRLTRSQPKPLPSNQQQKAFLLYPLIYIICTLPLALGRIATMAGAHVPISYFCTAGALIASNGWLDVLLWGVTRHRLIFTEGGIDSEESGIGSFGVPELGMGGVEGAGLLGRRWGGGLVIWFGCMLLLGRGGGRGGGRGGEE from the exons ATGGCGGCAGAGGATCCCCATACTCCGGAGAACGAGATCGACAGCCTGACCCCTCTACCGCTGGATCACCGTCGAGGTCTCTGGGGTGTTTCCGTCCTGGCCGGCCTGTCGTTCGTTTCTTCTACGGTTCTCCTCGTGTATCTCACCGTCAAGCTCGTGCGATGGCACCTCAAGCAATGGAGATTGGAACGGCAACAGTCTACAGACGCTCAGGCACCTTCGTCGATCGATCTCACGCTTGGGCTTGCAGAGCGACATTTCTTTCCACCGTGCAGGAGGAACAACAGCCGCGGCAGAGAGAATGCCGAGTCGACACCACGCAAGAAGGCATACCCAAACCAGTTCCTCGTTTTGGTTTATAACCTGCTCCTGGCCGATATCCACCAAGCCAGCGCTTTTTTGCTGAACGCAGTCTGGTTAGGAAGAGATGGTATCATCGTTCACACTCCCGCGTGCTGGGCTCAGGGATGGCTTGTTTCCACCGGCGACCTCTCGTCAAGCTGcttcatcaccgccatcgccgtcCACACCTATCTGGCAGTAGTCCGGAACTACACCCCTCCGCAACGCGCAGTTTACGCCACCGTTATTGGGCTCTGGGTGTTCAACTACCTCGTGGCAGGTCTGGGGGTTATCATCACCAGGAACGGAGCAGACGGCGGGGGGTTGTACGTTAGAGCTGCAGCCTGG TGCTGGATCAACATCCACTACGAAACCCACCGCCTGGCCCTCCACTACCTCTGGATCTTTGTCTCTCTATTCCTCACCTCGGCGCTTTACATTTCTGTCTTTTTATCTCTGCGTGCAAAATCCCACACCGAAAGTAGACTAACCCGCTCCCAGCCAAAACCCCTGCCATccaaccagcaacaaaaagcGTTTTTGCTTTATCCCCTAATCTACATAATCTGCACCCTGCCCCTCGCTCTCGGGAGGATAGCCACCATGGCTGGGGCTCATGTCCCAATATCGTATTTTTGTACGGCGGGGGCCTTGATTGCGAGTAATGGGTGGTTGGATGTGCTACTTTGGGGGGTGACGAGGCATAGGTTGATTTTTACCGAGGGGGGGATAGATTCGGAGGAGTCGGGGATTGGGAGTTTCGGGGTGCCcgagttggggatggggggggtggagggggcgggaTTATTAGGACgccggtggggaggaggtttggtAATCTGGTTTGGGtgcatgctgctgctgggaaggggaggagggaggggagggggaagaggaggggaggaataA
- a CDS encoding hypothetical protein (EggNog:ENOG503P271; COG:E) translates to MAVGIVQTVRPGTLAAFECSLNVDMNRFDRLVLALKEALGPSSGLTSDDVDVEFLTKLMKDYKSDEREWAKFAMGDASRGYTRNLVDEGNGKSNLLVLVWSPGKGSPIHDHGNAHCLMKILRGDLTETRYAFPEAGEEEEKPMKVISEKVYKENQVAYMADELGVHRVWNRGSDFAVSLHLYTPPNVAKGGCHIFSEETGKKSHIKNCGYYSAYGKKL, encoded by the exons ATGGCGGTTGGTATCGTTCAGACTGTTCGCCCTGGCACCCTGGCTGCCTTTGAGTGCAGCCTCAATGTCGACATGAACCGCTTCGACAGGCTGGTCCTGGCACTCAAGGAAGCTCTAGGACCATCATCTGGTCTGACGTCGGACGATGTGGACGTCGAGTTCCTGACCAAGCTGATGAAGGACTACAAGTCCGATGAGAGGGAATGGGCCAAGTTCGCCATGGGCGACGCTAGCAGAGGATACACTAGGAACCTAGTGGACGAAGGCAACGGCAAGAGCAACTTG CTTGTTCTCGTGTGGTCTCCTGGAAAGGGGAGCCCCATCCATGACCACGGCAACGCGCATTGCCTGATGAAAATTCTCCGCGGCGACTTGACAGAAACGAGATATGCCTTTCCCGaggcgggtgaggaggaggagaagccaatGAAGGTGATATCGGAGAAGGTGTACAAGGAGAACCAGGTAGCATACATGGCCGATGAGCTCGGTGTACACAGGGTTTGGAACAGAGGCAGCGACTTCGCTGTCTCACTTCACTTGTACACGCCACCAAATGTTGCGAAGGGGGGTTGCCATATCTTCAGTGAAGAGACAGGGAAGAAAAGCCACATCAAGAACTGCGGGTACTACTCGGCGTATGGAAAGAAGTTGTGA